One Antarctobacter heliothermus DNA segment encodes these proteins:
- a CDS encoding nucleoside triphosphate hydrolase, translating into MIPDTDLQQITDHLSHVTAKGRRMMLAVAGPPGSGKSTLAEALVGHLGPRAVLMPMDGFHLDNRLLEPRGLLPRKGAPETIDFDGFKATLTRVAAEPSVLLPVFDRAREIAIAGAQEIGPDTDIVVVEGNYLCFAEPPWDTLMPLWDATVFLEVPEAELERRLFSRWLDYGYAPEDARQKALSNDIPNARRVLAGRAPVDVVVHQT; encoded by the coding sequence ATGATCCCCGATACGGACCTGCAACAGATCACCGACCACCTGAGCCACGTCACCGCCAAAGGCCGCCGCATGATGCTGGCGGTCGCGGGGCCGCCCGGATCGGGCAAATCCACCTTGGCAGAAGCGCTGGTCGGTCACCTTGGTCCGCGCGCCGTGCTTATGCCGATGGACGGGTTTCACCTCGACAACCGCCTGCTGGAGCCGCGCGGCCTGCTGCCGCGCAAAGGCGCGCCGGAGACCATTGATTTTGACGGTTTCAAGGCCACGCTGACACGCGTCGCCGCTGAGCCGTCCGTCCTGTTGCCGGTTTTTGATCGCGCGCGAGAGATAGCGATCGCTGGCGCACAAGAGATTGGTCCAGACACGGACATTGTTGTGGTCGAGGGCAATTACCTCTGCTTCGCAGAACCGCCCTGGGACACCCTGATGCCGCTTTGGGATGCCACCGTCTTTCTGGAAGTGCCCGAAGCGGAACTGGAACGCCGCCTGTTCAGTCGCTGGCTGGACTATGGCTACGCGCCAGAGGACGCCCGGCAAAAGGCCCTGTCCAACGACATCCCGAACGCGCGTCGGGTGCTGGCCGGTCGGGCCCCGGTGGACGTTGTGGTGCATCAAACCTGA
- the glpK gene encoding glycerol kinase GlpK, translating into MGYILAIDQGTTSSRALLFDQDLQIKSSAQEEFPQHFPASGWVEHDPSDLWATTAATCRAAIEKAGISAKEIAAIGITNQRETTLVWDRKTGKPIHNAIVWQDRRTSDLCRSLKDAGHEGTVTDTTGLLLDPYFSGTKLAWLLDNVEGARARAEAGDLLFGTVDSWLIWNLTGGARHVTDATNAARTMLFDIHRGAWSDEMCAMLDIPKTMLPDVLDCAADFGMTRADLFGREIPILGVAGDQQAATVGQACFQPGMLKSTYGTGCFALLNTGDTPVRSENRLLTTIAYQLDGKRSYALEGSIFVAGAVVQWLRDGLRIIRDAAETQPLAETADAGQGVIMVPAFTGLGAPYWNADCRGAIFGLTRNSGPAELARAALESVGYQTRDLLEAMQADWDASGGADRTAATLRVDGGMTASDWAMQFLSDIIGASVDRPEVLETTAMGAAWLAGQRAGLYPDMAGFADTWALERRFEPAMDEDTRAAKYAAWKRAVAAAQEV; encoded by the coding sequence ATGGGTTATATTCTCGCCATAGATCAGGGCACCACATCCAGCCGGGCCCTGCTTTTCGATCAGGATTTGCAGATTAAAAGTTCCGCGCAAGAAGAATTTCCCCAACACTTTCCCGCCTCTGGCTGGGTTGAACATGACCCATCAGACCTTTGGGCGACCACCGCCGCCACATGCCGCGCTGCCATCGAAAAGGCCGGGATCAGCGCCAAGGAGATCGCCGCCATCGGCATCACCAATCAGCGCGAAACCACGCTCGTTTGGGATCGCAAGACCGGCAAACCGATCCACAATGCCATTGTCTGGCAGGACAGGCGAACCTCTGACCTGTGCCGCAGCCTCAAGGATGCGGGCCATGAAGGCACTGTCACCGACACCACCGGCCTGCTGCTGGACCCCTATTTCTCAGGCACCAAACTGGCTTGGCTGCTGGACAACGTCGAGGGTGCCCGAGCACGCGCCGAGGCGGGGGACCTGCTGTTCGGCACCGTCGACAGCTGGCTGATCTGGAACCTGACCGGCGGCGCCCGCCACGTCACCGACGCCACCAATGCAGCGCGCACCATGCTGTTCGACATCCATCGCGGGGCTTGGTCGGATGAGATGTGTGCAATGCTGGACATCCCAAAGACGATGTTGCCCGACGTACTGGACTGCGCCGCCGATTTTGGCATGACGCGCGCCGATCTCTTCGGCCGCGAAATCCCGATCCTTGGCGTTGCCGGTGATCAGCAGGCCGCCACCGTGGGGCAGGCCTGTTTTCAGCCGGGAATGTTGAAATCCACCTATGGCACCGGCTGTTTCGCCCTGCTCAACACCGGCGACACGCCAGTGCGCAGCGAAAACCGGCTGCTGACCACCATTGCCTATCAACTGGACGGCAAACGTAGTTACGCGCTTGAGGGATCGATTTTTGTCGCGGGCGCGGTGGTGCAATGGCTGCGCGATGGCCTGCGGATCATCCGGGACGCGGCAGAAACGCAACCGCTGGCCGAGACGGCGGATGCCGGGCAGGGCGTGATCATGGTGCCTGCCTTTACCGGTCTTGGCGCGCCTTATTGGAACGCCGACTGTCGCGGTGCGATCTTTGGCCTGACCCGCAATTCCGGCCCGGCGGAGCTGGCGCGCGCGGCGCTGGAATCCGTGGGCTATCAGACCCGCGATTTGCTGGAGGCGATGCAGGCGGATTGGGACGCCTCTGGCGGCGCGGACAGAACCGCTGCGACGCTTCGGGTCGATGGCGGCATGACCGCCTCTGACTGGGCGATGCAATTCCTGTCGGACATTATTGGCGCCTCTGTCGATCGCCCTGAGGTCCTGGAAACCACTGCGATGGGCGCGGCATGGTTGGCCGGACAACGGGCCGGTCTGTATCCCGACATGGCGGGCTTTGCGGACACTTGGGCGCTGGAACGGCGGTTTGAGCCGGCTATGGATGAAGATACCCGTGCAGCAAAATACGCCGCTTGGAAACGCGCCGTTGCGGCGGCGCAGGAGGTCTGA
- a CDS encoding PRC-barrel domain-containing protein has translation MLHDLSELFETPLETHSGPAGLREIFFDRNTGRIRLVAIEMARTAPRTEALIDAARLSTPVHDGGGWTLSVGDDEIAAALSWPEVLEQDAMDLAIWPMVVAGPLGTSFAPLLALSALRENAPDSNPTSPDTQTANELVAPLQQAGDWIGATVFGHDGELGRLTGLMFEPATRTIRALRLTDTPAGGPVELPYDRLRYRAESGGHLVVDATRDDLIQVGTENA, from the coding sequence ATGTTGCACGACCTTTCAGAGCTATTCGAGACACCGCTAGAGACACATTCCGGACCGGCAGGCCTGCGCGAGATCTTTTTTGATCGTAACACCGGGCGCATCCGTCTGGTCGCAATCGAAATGGCGCGTACGGCCCCCCGGACGGAGGCCCTGATCGACGCGGCCCGCCTATCCACACCGGTGCACGACGGCGGTGGCTGGACTTTGTCCGTGGGCGACGATGAAATCGCCGCTGCGCTCAGCTGGCCCGAGGTGCTGGAACAGGACGCCATGGATCTTGCCATTTGGCCGATGGTTGTGGCCGGTCCCTTGGGCACCAGTTTCGCGCCACTGCTGGCGCTGTCGGCGTTGCGAGAGAACGCGCCCGACTCGAACCCCACATCGCCCGACACACAGACCGCCAATGAACTGGTCGCCCCGCTGCAACAGGCTGGCGACTGGATCGGCGCAACGGTCTTTGGCCACGACGGAGAACTTGGCAGGTTGACGGGACTGATGTTTGAGCCTGCCACCCGGACCATCCGCGCATTGCGGCTGACGGATACGCCCGCGGGTGGCCCAGTTGAACTGCCCTATGACCGCCTGCGCTATCGGGCAGAGAGCGGTGGCCATCTGGTGGTCGATGCGACACGCGATGATCTGATACAGGTCGGCACCGAAAACGCCTGA
- a CDS encoding alpha/beta fold hydrolase, whose product MVFLPGLFMTSDVWVPICQTMGLRNRLLLDLPGHSTGETAAQVIEMLHGDRWLDRMETRIAEFSGGRPVHLVGHSTGGLVSLLLAWRAPQLVRSLVLVGAPITGHRDLPRDLGASLMAHDYAGRWSMPLLWRLGLATRNNFERTMATVMPRAAARNVPDEMRQSLQRCTPEAVRQFGKWVLEQDVTATMERIDKPCLAIIGRNDSVVPAQHQIKLLHHLPQAQAQLVPGGHLPFVEKPQHFARTLRGWLSLPHDTQTAG is encoded by the coding sequence GTGGTCTTCCTGCCCGGTCTGTTCATGACCAGCGACGTCTGGGTACCGATCTGCCAAACCATGGGGCTGCGCAACCGCTTGCTGCTGGATCTTCCGGGACACAGCACGGGCGAGACGGCCGCACAGGTGATCGAGATGCTGCACGGCGACCGCTGGCTGGATCGGATGGAGACCCGGATTGCAGAGTTTTCGGGCGGACGCCCGGTACATCTGGTCGGCCATTCGACCGGCGGTCTGGTGAGCCTGCTGCTGGCGTGGCGCGCGCCGCAGCTTGTACGCTCTCTGGTGCTGGTGGGCGCCCCCATCACCGGTCACCGCGATCTGCCACGCGACCTAGGTGCCTCGCTGATGGCACATGACTATGCAGGACGATGGAGCATGCCGCTGCTCTGGCGGCTAGGGTTGGCGACAAGGAACAATTTCGAACGTACCATGGCGACGGTGATGCCACGCGCTGCGGCGCGGAACGTCCCCGACGAGATGCGGCAAAGCCTGCAACGCTGCACGCCCGAGGCAGTACGGCAATTCGGCAAATGGGTACTGGAACAGGATGTAACAGCCACGATGGAACGGATCGACAAACCTTGCCTGGCCATCATCGGGCGTAACGACAGCGTGGTGCCCGCCCAGCACCAAATCAAACTGCTGCATCACTTGCCGCAGGCACAGGCACAGCTTGTCCCCGGCGGTCACCTGCCCTTTGTCGAAAAGCCGCAACATTTTGCCCGGACGCTGCGCGGCTGGCTGTCGTTGCCGCATGACACGCAGACGGCCGGTTGA
- a CDS encoding DUF2254 domain-containing protein, producing the protein MANKRAFSFVQSMLTLRRISRILWVRVALLSALSVIAALSAELLGPLIPDGPRDRFTASATLPILNILANGMLAVATFSLGIMVSTHRTLAQQSTPRIHRLLMEDTSTQTMLATFIGAFVFALSSIILYRAGYYSESASVIVFAATVLVVAAIVVSLVRWIGQLSKIGSVEYALLRAEQTASEILRQQRHLPRLGGRPLDQAPPEEGTEIFAPTSGFLRRIDMDELQNCAESCDATVCLDILPGAIVLREQVLGTLRGSSETKRVAACFLIDPERTYEQDPGYALQALRESASKALSPGINDPKTAIDVIARLERLLWDWALADAEAVEPSFDRVYLREVGADALLEAAFRDLSRDAAGFGDVLDAVAMALAHLRSRMPATGVAVIDDLAADLRAHGDAGLMTDRERARLTCRLDALGLTPGH; encoded by the coding sequence ATGGCAAACAAACGCGCTTTCAGTTTCGTCCAATCCATGCTGACCCTTCGTCGGATCAGCCGCATTCTCTGGGTGCGGGTCGCTCTGCTGTCGGCGTTGTCCGTCATCGCGGCGCTGTCGGCGGAATTGCTGGGCCCCCTGATCCCGGACGGCCCGCGCGACAGGTTTACCGCGTCCGCCACGCTGCCGATCCTGAACATCCTTGCCAACGGAATGCTGGCGGTCGCAACCTTTTCGCTGGGCATCATGGTGTCGACCCACCGCACGTTGGCACAGCAATCGACCCCGCGCATTCACCGGTTGCTGATGGAGGACACCTCGACCCAGACAATGCTGGCGACCTTTATCGGCGCTTTCGTCTTTGCGCTGTCCTCGATCATCCTTTACCGGGCCGGTTATTACAGCGAGAGCGCGTCGGTGATTGTCTTTGCCGCAACCGTTCTGGTGGTCGCGGCCATCGTTGTGTCGCTGGTGCGCTGGATCGGACAACTGTCAAAAATCGGCAGCGTGGAATACGCGCTGTTGCGCGCCGAACAAACGGCAAGCGAGATCCTGCGCCAACAACGGCATCTGCCGCGATTGGGCGGACGCCCGCTAGATCAGGCGCCCCCCGAAGAGGGTACAGAGATCTTTGCGCCAACCTCGGGCTTTTTGCGGCGCATCGATATGGACGAATTGCAAAACTGCGCCGAGTCCTGTGACGCGACGGTTTGCCTGGACATTCTGCCGGGTGCAATTGTGCTGCGTGAACAGGTGTTAGGCACACTGCGAGGCAGCAGTGAAACCAAGAGGGTCGCCGCCTGTTTCCTGATCGACCCAGAGCGGACCTATGAACAGGACCCGGGTTATGCGCTGCAGGCGCTGCGCGAATCCGCCTCCAAGGCGCTGTCACCCGGCATTAATGACCCAAAAACCGCCATAGACGTGATCGCACGGCTAGAGCGTTTGCTGTGGGATTGGGCGCTTGCCGATGCGGAAGCGGTGGAACCGTCTTTCGACCGGGTATATCTGCGCGAGGTCGGTGCCGACGCCCTGCTCGAGGCCGCATTCCGCGATCTGTCCCGCGACGCGGCAGGGTTTGGCGACGTGCTGGACGCGGTGGCAATGGCGTTGGCGCATCTCCGCAGTCGGATGCCTGCGACAGGCGTCGCCGTGATTGACGATCTGGCGGCAGATCTGCGCGCCCATGGCGATGCCGGGTTGATGACTGACCGGGAACGCGCCCGGCTGACCTGCAGGCTTGACGCGCTTGGCCTAACGCCGGGCCATTGA
- a CDS encoding AI-2E family transporter, with the protein MLTTVLSDRAQRVMLLILTMIAVPVGLYLGKPVIAPIVFALVVGIVVSPLAERLASIGVPRVGVAILLLLVTTSLIGLLVLMVEPLLNMLIDQLPRLKAAAARWIDTVSGVLRGIETISKEIEAANGGGESDTKSALPSVRDALWLAPNFGAQFFIFIGTLFFFVLTRNEIYAMVGHLEPILRKADRAVARYFAAVTLVNACLGVITALVMLTIGVEYAMLWGLAAAVLNYMLYLGPFIIICGLVISGLLQFTGAMALLPAAAFLLINFSEANFVTPWVVGQRLAMNPLGIFVAIVFGLWLWGPVGAIVALPVMLWFEVLMRTDMPIGSESGSMMNPA; encoded by the coding sequence ATGTTGACCACCGTCCTCAGCGACCGCGCGCAGCGTGTCATGTTGCTAATCCTGACCATGATTGCCGTGCCTGTTGGTCTGTATCTGGGCAAGCCCGTGATCGCGCCAATTGTCTTTGCGCTTGTCGTCGGGATTGTGGTCTCGCCCTTGGCAGAACGCTTGGCCTCGATTGGCGTGCCGCGCGTCGGCGTGGCAATTTTGCTGTTGCTGGTCACGACCAGCCTCATCGGATTGCTTGTCCTGATGGTAGAGCCGCTTCTGAACATGTTGATTGACCAATTGCCGCGCCTCAAGGCGGCAGCGGCGCGCTGGATCGACACCGTTTCCGGGGTCCTGCGGGGGATCGAGACGATCAGCAAGGAAATCGAGGCAGCAAACGGCGGCGGCGAAAGCGACACGAAAAGCGCCTTGCCCTCGGTGCGCGATGCGCTGTGGCTTGCACCCAACTTTGGTGCGCAGTTCTTTATCTTTATCGGGACATTGTTTTTCTTCGTCCTTACCCGAAACGAGATTTACGCCATGGTCGGCCATCTTGAGCCGATATTGCGCAAGGCGGACCGCGCCGTGGCCCGGTATTTTGCTGCCGTGACACTGGTCAATGCGTGTTTGGGGGTGATTACCGCTTTGGTGATGCTAACCATAGGTGTGGAATACGCGATGCTTTGGGGGCTCGCGGCGGCAGTGCTGAACTACATGCTGTATCTCGGGCCGTTTATCATCATCTGTGGGCTGGTCATTTCCGGGCTCTTGCAATTCACCGGTGCCATGGCGTTGCTACCAGCAGCAGCCTTCTTGCTGATCAATTTCTCAGAGGCAAACTTTGTCACTCCATGGGTGGTTGGCCAGCGTCTGGCCATGAACCCGCTGGGCATCTTTGTGGCGATCGTGTTTGGCCTCTGGCTGTGGGGACCTGTCGGGGCCATCGTTGCTCTGCCGGTCATGTTGTGGTTCGAAGTGTTGATGCGCACCGACATGCCGATCGGGTCAGAATCCGGGTCGATGATGAATCCGGCCTAG